In a single window of the Acipenser ruthenus chromosome 20, fAciRut3.2 maternal haplotype, whole genome shotgun sequence genome:
- the LOC117425328 gene encoding probable ATP-dependent RNA helicase DDX28 → MFCSGARKCVLNLMSALKLLRSHTASTAGCRFFATKRGVTSAGDGKQETVIRIPRQMQARIDNVKQIKGKRLEKVSTTKAGKLLIVSKHSKLNQPASYTLGKFDRPHLASEGWKHNKSFGDFFTINSTQKDLPFVTVSGGKEGEEKGVEKAVTFKSLGLCQELTEALQAMGIVYPTTVQLQTIPKLLKGKNVLCAAETGSGKTLCYLLPLIHKLSLNRYERESNSQAPQSVVLVPSRELADQVKAVAKSLGAPSGLVVRNVGGGRGIGNVKLAFSGGAPDILIATPGALWKALRRNYVDLSDLSCFVMDEADTLFDESFAELVESILLQTQVASDPSETVGLGRKAQLVVIGATFPGGVGELLKQVTDLGSIVTVKSKRLHHLMPHVKQAFLKVRGADKLVELLQIIRTPAAADRDGAGVLVFCNSASTVNWLGYLLDDHGVKHARLQGQMPAVMRAGIFNTFQKGLVDVLVCTDIASRGLDTQRVKTVINYDFPPSHTDYLHRAGRVGRMGSKSPGSVVSFVTHPWDVELVQKIETAARRRASLPGMESAIHQPSPKAHLTQFDSDVKTE, encoded by the coding sequence ATGTTTTGTTCGGGTGCTAGAAAGTGTGTACTAAATTTGATGTCCGCTTTAAAACTACTGAGAAGTCACACAGCAAGCACAGCGGGCTGCAGGTTTTTTGCTACCAAACGAGGAGTGACCAGCGCTGGTGATGGCAAGCAGGAAACGGTTATAAGGATACCACGACAGATGCAGGCGCGCATTGACAACGTCAAACAGATTAAAGGCAAAAGGCTGGAGAAAGTCAGCACCACCAAAGCCGGGAAACTGCTTATTGTTAGCAAACATTCCAAACTGAACCAACCTGCGAGTTACACTCTGGGGAAATTCGATCGACCGCACCTTGCTTCTGAAGGATGGAAGCACAATAAATCATTTGGGGACTTTTTCACCATCAACAGCACTCAGAAGGACCTCCCTTTCGTCACAGTATCAGGAGGCAAGGAAGGAGAAGAGAAGGGGGTCGAAAAAGCTGTAACTTTTAAATCCTTGGGGCTCTGCCAGGAATTAACAGAAGCATTGCAGGCTATGGGTATTGTTTACCCGACCACAGTCCAGCTGCAGACCATACCCAAGCTGTTGAAAGGAAAGAATGTCCTGTGTGCTGCTGAAACCGGGAGCGGAAAAACGTTGTGCTACTTGCTGCCCCTTATCCACAAGCTGAGTCTCAACCGCTACGAAAGGGAATCAAACAGCCAGGCACCCCAGAGTGTTGTGCTTGTACCGTCCAGGGAGCTTGCCGACCAGGTCAAAGCCGTCGCCAAGTCTTTGGGCGCACCTTCAGGACTGGTGGTGAGAAACGTTGGGGGGGGCAGGGGGATTGGCAACGTCAAGCTGGCGTTCTCCGGCGGTGCCCCGGACATTTTGATCGCCACCCCTGGCGCCTTGTGGAAAGCACTCCGGAGGAACTACGTTGATTTGAGCGACCTGAGCTGCTTTGTCATGGACGAGGCGGACACCTTGTTTGACGAAAGCTTTGCAGAGCTGGTGGAAAGCATCCTGCTCCAAACGCAGGTGGCATCAGACCCGTCGGAAACCGTTGGCCTGGGCAGGAAAGCCCAGCTGGTTGTGATTGGCGCCACCTTCCCTGGAGGCGTTGGAGAACTGCTAAAGCAAGTCACCGATTTGGGGAGCATCGTGACAGTGAAAAGTAAGAGGCTGCACCACCTCATGCCACACGTGAAGCAGGCCTTCCTGAAGGTGAGAGGAGCTGACAAGCTGGTGGAGCTGCTGCAGATCATACGAACCCCAGCAGCTGCAGACAGGGATGGTGCAGGTGTGCTTGTCTTCTGCAACAGTGCCTCCACAGTCAATTGGCTTGGGTACCTCCTGGACGACCACGGTGTGAAGCACGCACGGTTGCAAGGACAGATGCCCGCTGTAATGAGGGCAGgcatttttaatacttttcagaAGGGCCTGGTTGACGTTTTAGTCTGCACAGACATCGCATCCAGGGGGCTGGATACACAGAGGGTGAAGACGGTGATCAACTATGACTTTCCTCCTTCTCACACAGACTACCTCCACCGGGCTGGGCGGGTGGGCCGCATGGGGAGCAAGTCCCCGGGCAGCGTGGTTAGTTTCGTCACCCACCCCTGGGACGTGGAGCTGGTGCAGAAGATCGAAACTGCGGCTCGGAGGAGAGCCAGTCTCCCCGGCATGGAGTCTGCAATCCACCAGCCTTCTCCCAAAGCACATTTAACACAGTTTGATTCTGATGTTAAAACGGAATAA
- the LOC117425329 gene encoding tRNA-dihydrouridine(20) synthase [NAD(P)+]-like: MGRESLGSCKACGGMGAALLSDPDRIERILRTLVKGVSKPVTCKIRILPSLDTIRLVQRVERTGVAAIAVHGRRKEERPQHPVHCDVIKAVAEAVSITVIANGGSQDCIKVHSDIEAFRAATGASSVMLARAAMWNPSIFRRDGPLPLEQVIGEYIRYMSLSQLSATNHTFNTKYCLCQRLREKLESPPGKKLHSAQSHREICEAFDSVVYYKETTAMLEARSAAEARRHHTDDQFEDTDVTTMTVRFDRRDYPPQITPKMFLLEWSQSEQLPQPVYETMSRFDLRKDRLTANSVYFIIKYKDLWTDFFVPR, encoded by the exons ATGGGACG AGAGAGCCTTGGTAGTTGTAAAGCGTGT GGTGGCATGGGAGCGGCACTGTTATCAGACCCCGACAGGATTGAGAGG ATTCTGAGAACCCTTGTCAAAGGAGTTTCAAAGCCAGTAACCTGTAAAATTCGAATCCTGCCTTCG CTTGATACTATAAGACTTGTCCAGCGGGTTGAACGGACTGGAGTGGCAGCGATTGCAGTTCATGGAAG GCGAAAGGAGGAGAGACCCCAGCATCCTGTCCACTGTGATGTCATTAAAGCGGTTGCTGAGGCAGTTTCCATTACTGTTATAGCAAA CGGGGGATCTCAAGACTGCATTAAAGTGCATTCAGATATCGAAGCCTTCCGAGCCGCTACGGGCGCGTCCTCGGTGATGCTGGCTCGAGCGGCCATGTGGAACCCCTCCATCTTCAGGAGAGACGGCCCCCTGCCTCTGGAGCAGGTCATCGGAGAATACATCCGATACATGAGTCTCTCGCA GTTGTCCGCTACGAATCACACCTTCAACACCAAGTACTGCCTCTGCCAGAGGCTGAGGGAGAAGCTGGAATCGCCACCGGGCAAGAAGCTGCACTCTGCACAGTCCCACAGAGAAATCTG CGAGGCCTTTGATTCAGTAGTGTACTACAAGGAAACCACCGCCATGCTGGAGGCTCGGTCGGCAGCCGAAGCCAGGAGGCACCACACAGACGACCAGTTCGAGGATACAGATGTGACCACAATGACAGTCCGCTTTGACAG ACGAGACTACCCTCCTCAAATCACACCCAAAATGTTTTTACTGGAGTGGAGCCAGAGTGAGCAGCTCCCGCAGCCTGTCTATGAAACTATGAGTAGATTTGACCTGAGAAAGGATCGGCTGACTGcaaattctgtttattttattatcaaaTACAAAGACCTCTGGACAGATTTTTTCGTTCCACGGTAA